In the Candidatus Binatia bacterium genome, TGCCAGCCCAGCGCTGAGCAAGCCTCGCATGATCGCACTCGCCATGTTGCCAGCGCCAATGAAGCCGAGGTTCGGTAACTGCTTTTTCTCGGGCTTGCTTCCCGCTTTCGTTCGGCTGTTTGCTCGCGCTTGCGCCATGGTGTTTTGCCTCCTTCCGTGCTCGATCTCCTCGCGCCTGACTGGCTTCGGCTCTAGTGGAAGAGTTACCTCGCCGAGCGCCGCTCGCCGAAAATCGCCCGCCCGATCCGCAACAACGTCGCTCCCTCTTCCACCGCCACCGCGAAATCATCGCTCATTCCCATCGACAATTCGTGCAATGGCGCGTTGGGAAGCTGCCGCTGCCAGTAGTCGCGCAGCTCGCGCAGTTGCCGAAAATAGGGGCGGCTATCCTCGGGCTTGGTGGGCGGTGGGGGAATGCACATGAGCCCACACACGCGCACATGGGGGCAGCGGAGCGCAGCGGCAAACAGCGCTTCAAGAGCGTCCGGCGCCACCCCGGCCTTGCTCGCCTCACCGGCAAGATTGACCTCGAAGAGCACGTCCACCGAGGTCCGTCCTGCGTCCCGTGCCCGCGCTTCCAAAGCGTTCAACAAGGCAACGCTGTCGACACTGTGGATCAGGGAGAAAAGCTGCAGGGCAGCTTTCACTTTGTTCCGTTGCAGACGGCCGACCAGGTGCCAGCGCACCGTGCCGTGAACGCTCGCAGCCTTGGCTTGTGCCTCCTGCACGTAGTTTTCTCCGATGTCTTCGATCCCGGCATCCACTGCCGCCTGCACCGTGGCTGGCGGTTGGGTCTTGGCGACAGCGACGATCCGCACATCCTCCGGGGCGCGATCAGCGCGAGCAGCCGCTCGAGCAATTTGGTCGCGAATCGCACGGATGCGAGCGGGGATGTCCTGGGTCATTCCCCCACTGCAGGCCAGACGGCAGCCCGGAGCAGCCCGTGGCGCCGCAACAAGCGCGCGACTTCCTCAACCGGCAAGCCGATCACATTGGTCACGGAACCTTCGATGTGCTCGATCAACATCCGGCCTTGCCCCTGGGCTCCGTACGCTCCGGCTTTGTCGAGCGGTTCGCCGGTGGAGACATAGGCTCGAATCGTCGCGCCATCCAGGTTCTTGAAGGTCACGAAACTCTCCACGGCAAAGGATTCGAGGACCATCGCACTGCGAGCAAGGCAAACACCCGTGCACACCCGGTGAGTACGACCCGCTAGGCGGCGCAACATCGCTGCCGCTTCTTCTTCTCCGCTCGGCTTGCCCAAAATGTCGCCGTCGAGTTCCACTTCTGTGTCGCAACCGAGCACGAAGGCTTCCGGGAATCGGTGTGCGATCGCCAACGCCTTTTCGCTGGCGAGTCGCACCACATAGTCGTTGATCCGCTCTCCGGTGCGGGGCTGCTCGGCAAGGTCGGCGGGAGCGATGGTGAAGTCCACGCCGAGCGACGTCAAGAGTTCCCGCCGGCGTGGCGATGCAGAAGCCAATACGAGTCGCGTCGACATGTCGAAACTTTGTTCGCAAACTCGGTGGATCGCTGCAAGCGAAGCACTTTGCTAACGCCAGCGCTCATGTGGCGCTTGGGGTTGTTGGCGTTGGCAATCGCCAGTGTCGGTTGCCAGTGGACCGGGGCGCTCCGTTGGAGCGACCCCCGGGTGGTGTGGCTGCGCTGGCAGGGAGAGGAAGTCAAGCAGCAAGAGTTCCGCTCGGCTTGGCAGGCGTGGCAGAAAAAGCGCGAGCGTGAGGCCTACTCAGCGTTCTTGCGGCTCGCGTACGCGTATCCCGAGTTGGCGGATCACAGTTGGTTTCACGCCGGCCTGGCGGCTGAACGCTTGGGTCGGCGAGGCGATGCCAAGCGAGCGATGGCGCGTGTGGCCGAAGACTATCCGGCCAGTGTGTTCTTCGCTGAAGCCGCAACCTTGCTGGCGGAATGGAACGAAGAGGCGGGTGCGTGCGAGC is a window encoding:
- a CDS encoding YggS family pyridoxal phosphate-dependent enzyme; its protein translation is MTQDIPARIRAIRDQIARAAARADRAPEDVRIVAVAKTQPPATVQAAVDAGIEDIGENYVQEAQAKAASVHGTVRWHLVGRLQRNKVKAALQLFSLIHSVDSVALLNALEARARDAGRTSVDVLFEVNLAGEASKAGVAPDALEALFAAALRCPHVRVCGLMCIPPPPTKPEDSRPYFRQLRELRDYWQRQLPNAPLHELSMGMSDDFAVAVEEGATLLRIGRAIFGERRSAR
- a CDS encoding Maf family protein; the protein is MSTRLVLASASPRRRELLTSLGVDFTIAPADLAEQPRTGERINDYVVRLASEKALAIAHRFPEAFVLGCDTEVELDGDILGKPSGEEEAAAMLRRLAGRTHRVCTGVCLARSAMVLESFAVESFVTFKNLDGATIRAYVSTGEPLDKAGAYGAQGQGRMLIEHIEGSVTNVIGLPVEEVARLLRRHGLLRAAVWPAVGE